The genomic region ATAACAAAAACAGATCATAacctaaataaatgtaggatttatttatttatcgatGATTATAAAATAACTAAGTAAACCTTAGAAACTGAGTGTGTATCACGATAATTGAACAATGTAATTTAGAGTTCTGCTCTAAGATTTAGAAACTTTGTACAGTATACATTGTCTCATAATACTAAGCAGCAAGTATTATCGTCCTCAATACCAAAGCCACAGGTGATGTTGTGGTATGCagtcataaataataaaaatcaaCACTTTTGCAGGAAATTGGTTGAAAACAGAGAACCCCAGTTGTTTAATCTCAAACAAGGGTGAATAATATGAAAATTACCCTATGTGTAAAAGATAGTACAGAATAATCACATTTATTACCTAAATTGAAATGGAACATTTAGGAATAACAACAAAATATCAGACAATCTTATGATAAAGACTTAATTTAGGTAAACTGCATGCAAAAAGTACCAGTTTAAATTGGAAGTAACAAACTTTAAAACACAGAAGAATGACCCTTCTTAGGGGCCATAATACAGGAAAAAGCTATACACTACTAAGGTGTCGAGATATAGAAAATATTCAATATCATCATGGTCCTATTTTTTTACACCATAACACATTGTGGTGCATAGGATTACTGCTTAGATATTCCCCAGGTCTAACGTCTAAACACATTAAGAGAAACATGAAAGCAAGATTAAAATTGGATGAATAATAATATTTGATCAAATGTATGTGTGCAACTTGCAAGAAATAAAAGTATTCTGTATGACCCAATCAATTAGTTAGGTTTCACGtcttaaaaacacaaaaaaactcTTCTAGCCTTTCAGGGCTATTAAAAAGACTTTATCGAAAGACATAAAAAAGCAACTTTACAAATAAGTACCCCATTATAAAATGACTAGTATACTATATACATTAAGTGCCAACACTTTTGTGAAGCTTCCCAAAAACACCAAATATGATTTAAAGATAAAAGATGATACATGTGCAAAAATCCAAAAAGTTGTCACTCATTCTGAGGTTGGCATTCCACATTTTCCAGTGTCCAGTGATTAAACCAAGTCCTTTCTGTTGGTACTTTTAATTCTGGCTTTGTTTAGGCTCTTGCGTGGGTTTAGAGGCTGCTGAGAGCTGGAACTCTCCTCCCACTCGTAACAGTGGTTTACCCGGGCACAGCTCAGCAGACACTGCAGCTCTTCCCGAAACTCTGTGTAGTGTTCGATCAGCTCTGCTATGGAACTGAATTCAGTCTTGCATTGCTGAGAGATAAACAAAAAGATTactgtaaaagcagaagtaacaGCTAGGGTTACACAGTATCAGTTTGACATTTATAATCAAATGCCAACATGACTCAATTCTTAGTTTCAGTTTTCACAGATAATAATGTCTGTCTCAGTGTTTGCCTCTTTAACACTCTTTTTACACCCAATAAATATCCCTTAGTTTATTAGTAAAACCCTCAATTGCAGAGGAATATGTTCCTATAAGGAATCTAGATTAATAAATCAATTCAATCATGAAAATTCAGCTTCTTTATGATTATCTAAAAAAATAGTGAAAAAAGACATGTTTGGTGTGTGACTATATCCTTGGTAGCTCAAATAAAactgatacagttgtttacAGTACAAACTAAGTACAAATGTACCTGGCAGACTCACCGTTTGCTAATAATTCTGTGTAATAATTAACCTTAGCAAAACATTTACCTCGAGCAGGAATTTCCCTTTGTGAGTGTTTCCGATAAGGTGGGTGATCAGGCCAGAGGGAAAGCGGATGATGAGAGAGCCACATTTGGGTTTTTTAGGATGTGGGCACAGGAGGTATGACCCGAGAACGTCGTCTGCAAGCAGGGCAAAGCTGCTgtcactaaaaaaaaaaaaatacacatttagaaaaacacAGACATATAGCGGGCAAGAAGAAGCATCTATTTCAAATGCATGAAGGACTCTTACGTTGCGATACCAGCCCAACACCACACCGTTTGAGCCAGTGCTTCTTCCGTTTCGGCCAAGCTCGGAGCCCGTGATCTCCTTACCGGTACTTTGTCTTGCTCCTTTCCTGATTCACATTTGAAAGAAAAATCAGTGCGAATTTGGAGATGATTAAAAGCTAAGAGGTCAAAAAGTTGAAATATTTCACCAGCCGTGTTTGCGTGTGGAACCATTCAATAAATCCCAACCTCAGTGAATGTTTGGTTTAGAAGGCCCCGACACACTAAAGGAAACCAGAAGACTGTTCGACTCGGCCAAAAAGTACAAGTGAGCCAGGACATGACTCTCCATAAGCAGCATGCAACGGTTATTATAAAAAGAGAACCGTAAAACGTAGGGCTATAAAGGCTTagcatacacacacattaaaaccaCCAGTGTTTGCCAAACATTTTTGCACCACTCTCACTCCCTACCTAGCTTCATTCCAGGTTGCAATATTGAACAAATTCAAAAAGATACCGGGTGTACACTTTTGACTTCAATTGTTTGTTTTCCTTACGTCAGTTTCTCTTCTTGTACAGATTTGCTTAAGCTCAACAGCCAATCAACtgatttaacattttaaaaaggaaGTGGCCAAAAATAGTGCCAGACACACCGCAAATAGTACACCAAAAGATGCTAACCAACGGCAATGACCGTCGATCAATAATCGGCTTTGTGTGTCAGGACCCTAAAACAAGATTTAGATAAACAAAGCAGTTGGTGATGAAAGAAAACATTCAAACGAGTGTTTTAACACATTAAAGCTACTAGTTCAAACTGAGACGTTTTAAGAACATTTACATCCGTTGTGACTCGACCAGAACAACCTACTTATCACGTGTCTAAATGTCTACCTGCTGACACCACGACAGACAGTGAGTGGCTGCCCTTCACCTAAACATTGAGGGGTTTCCTTTACCTCCACAACTCTTTGACTCTTGAAAGCGCTTTGTGAACACTTAGCCCACCTTGTGAGGCACTCAGTTGCTCCTGAACGTTGCGCTGTTTGAGCGGTGTGAAAGTGAAAGAGCGGTAGGCCCCAGATTTCAGCACCTTGTTGCGGATGGCCTTCTTGCGCACCAGGGAGGGGGAGGAAGTGGGGAAGACTTCATCTTGGCTGCTGTTCAGGTCATCGGAAGACTTTTGATTGTTCTATAGATGCAATGAAAGGAAATAATGGGGTAAAAGGAATAATATAATCTTGTAGGTGAAAATAAGAAGACGTTCAAGTCCAAACCTTAGATCCCGGCAGCAAGCCCTGAAAAGGAGCTCTTCTGAAGGACACCAGGGCACTGACGCTGAGAGGGAAGCCGTGGTTGAGCAGGGAGGGGTTGCGACGCGGCGCCGAGCCCACAGAGTCTCCCTGAGCCTCCTCGGGGTGCTTTTCTATGTAAGACAGCTGGAAACAGCGGCAAAGCAGCAGGTTCAGGAACTGTGCCTAGAGAGGAGAACATGgacacagaaaacacaacagttcTACTTAGATTGTATCATCaatttttgtgttttttgatCAACCAAATTCCTAGTAAACATTTTTCAGTTAAGAGCAACACTAACAAAAAACGTTTTCTCTCTTTGGAAGAAATATCACCACAAACTCCAAAACGCCTGACTGACGATCAATTTGGCCAAACAACAAGGTTGGTTTTAAGCAACGGTTTATTAAGTTAACATGGTTTATTTAAGGTCAGCAATGTTTTGATAAGAGTTTGGTAGACCAAATGTGTTTGATCTTGTGAGGGTTTCTTTTGTGTTAATTATAAGATATTTTGATAGCAGAATTATAGTCTCTACAGACCCACAGAAGCTAAATAAATACTGCGTGGGTGTGTCTTTGTTCTGCTCAGTCAATGGGACAACTTACCCTGTTATCATTAATATTGCTACATAAGTCTGTGTGGGTGTGCTATTTATATTCTTTTGTGTAAGATAtcttttacatttgtttactGTTACtgcacaattattattatttatttgttgaaGGTGGCGTACATTTCTATATATCTTTTGCTGGAAAAACAATTCcattaaaatatatttgtcaaaTAAACAGGTTTCTTTCAAATACAGCACATATTCTTCCTTTGATGCTTCCCATATATACTTTTTTTGTAGGGCCATTATGTCAAAATCCTAGATATGCATAGTTCCACATCTGCCCTAAATTGTTCTTGTGTAAGACACATAACTTAACTATTTCTCCTATCAATATTATACCCAAAGTTTCTCACCGCTCTTGAATGCCTTGCTTGAAAGACATGGCAGTAGAGCTGGGCATCAGTGCTGCCTGGGTTGTGGGAGACAAAGGAAAACTGGGCCTCAGAGGGCCAGGCGGTGGACAGAGAGACTCGCCGCAGAGCGTGAGCCATCAAGAGTTTCTGCATACAGTGACACACGAGAAAAACGACTTCATCTTTAATGTTCCAGATTTAAAACAAACTCATTAGATCAAGATGTCCATGAATGTAGCATGCCTAACGTCTCAATACTTGCCGTTTCATCCTCATTGTACATCTTCACACCTTTGATGGAGAATTTTAGGGATACAGGCCTCCTTCTTTTGCATGTCTGAAGAAAACAAACATATTCAATATCGTATTTTCCAAAAACGGGCACAAGTTGCTACTTTTGGGGATAATCTAAGGCTCAGGGCTTACTATGAGGCACTTCAGCTGAGTGTGCAGCTGCTCTATCTGGTCATCCAAGCAGCAGTCATCCACAGGAAATGAACCCACATACTTCACAGCAAAGACAAACATTAAAgcgaaacacaaacacacaaaaagacacaaacatGAATTACTTGTTCTAGTTACCTCTGCTGATCGAGTGACTGTACCATCTTCTCCCACTGGCGCCTCACCCATGCTTCTGTTTATCTCTGCAAAAGCAGACATATTTTAGACCTAAAAGCAAAGCCCAGTTAGAATAAAGCTCATTTGAAAAGCTATCTAACAAACAAGCAGATCACTTAGTCAGACATTTACAATAGTAGACTACAGCTGCATGAGGTTTAAACAGGGTGTAATGAAGTGAACGTTTGGCAGAGTATTGTAAAATACAATACCATCTTGAAATATCAGAATACTTGAAGACAGGTCGTGATTTAGGATTGGTCTGTGGTTTTAAAAACAGGCTTATTAGTCTTTTATCCAATGTCCGAGCAACGTAACCGAGTCAAAGTCGCTGCCAACAAGTGGGAACGTTGTTTTATTGTTTCACTTGTATTCATCCCGAACAGTAGGCTACAATAAATCCAAAATGACAAACGTAGGTGTCATTCGGCTTCAATTTGTTCTTCGTTTCCACCCAGTGTAGGCGGACAGTGCACCGGAGCTCCTCGACCTGTTGAAACAAAAGCTTTGAAATCACATAAACTTACTTTCGGAGTTGTTAGACCACAGCCCGTTCCTCGCGAAGCCTGCGTCTCCTTCAGTGGGTCTTCACACGGCGCGTGACACCGACGTCCTGCACCTTTACCTGCTGCCCGAGGCGGGGCTCGAGGGGAGGGAACCGGGGAGTCAGGAGAGGGTACGTGAACACGTCGGCCCCTGAGATATGATacacccccccctctccctgctGCTCTTTTCTATAAATCCACTCTTTTCCACCAAGCTCCTCACATTCCTACATATTGCGAAATGTACCGCAGTGACGTCACGCGCCCTGTGGTGGGAAAGTCAGGTTCCTCTGGGACAAGCACATTTCGCTATGATGGTTTCAAGTATCATTTTCTATAAACTTGCTTTTTTGGTAAAATATTCAATGCTTAAATTAAACTCTCTTAGAAGTTAAGTGAGAAAGATTGTTTGGACACCTGACATAGCCCTGGGCCCAAAACAAGCACTTGACACATCATTTCCTGCATTTTGATTAATTTTCAATTTATGGTGAAAAGAATCAGGCAGCAGGtaacaaatataatatatataatagtaGCCTACAATATAATGGATTATAATGCAATAAGGCCGCCATACTTTCTGTACTGCTTTCAAATATGTAACTGAACAGAAATAGACATTTTAGATATCAATGTGATAATCAATGCGTTGAGGTTATGATTCCCCGTATTAAATTGTACGGAAATCAGGATGGCCCAAGTAAATGATTTATTGAACTCTGCTGGTCATCAACCCAGTATTGTTTAACTGATAAGACAAAACACGTTTGAGAGCCCAGCATTTAACAACCGTTTGCTTCTTCTCTCTTCATGAAGAGATGTGATTCATCCCACCAAGTCTAACATTCACGAGAGATCTAACGGCTCTTTATATTTTAGAAGAATTTCTCTGACAGCATAAATGCAGACATGCTTTACCCTTCCCTTCTGATGTGTTTGGGGAAAGAACATCTTTACATATGCATTTGGAAAAAAATAGCAAACCTGACCTACACATCACTATAAAATATTGTGGTATCTTGTCCAGAAGAAATTATAAAAACGCATACATTCATACCTAATACTACTTAATGTTTTTGAATCAGGACAATTAtgcattgtatttaaaataaatcactcaaactaaataaaggaaaaataaataacagcaagaTTTTACAAATATAGCCATTTTATTAATGACTTGGAAAAAAAGCTTAACAACACAAGGAATACATGCATGCAGGGTATGTATGAGCTATTGTCCTCCTTGTTCGTACTCACAAGACACATTTCTTACAGTTGGATACTGAATTACAGCTGTGAAGCAATCAAATCAATTGATGTATATGCTCGTTTACACACACatcaaaaaatacattttctccTATGTGTATGAAATGAAAACTAACTTAGTGTTTTATCATTGTATTTCCTTAACATGTCACCTGCAAGCCTAATCTTTTGTTGGGGCAATCTTTTGTTAAATAACACATCAAATCCTTattcataataataaaaaatattttaagaACAAATGTCGATACAATTTTAAATCTAAGGTAGTACTGCACGGACAAAAAATATTGTCATTTACTCCCAGTACAGGAAAACAACCATAGAATCTGTGTTTtataaaatatgaatgtctttaGGAACAGTTTCAAACCAACATTTTAACTTCAAATGTAATTTTTGCAACCATCCAAAACACTGATATCTCACTTCATTTGATAGGAACTCGTACTGCCAACAGCTAATTAATACACGAGGAACAGATATAAAAATGATAGTTACCAAATGGCTCTAGTTACAGATTATTGGACCTCGCTATGTTTCCCGATCTGGCAGCTGATCTGTTTTAACAGCAACACTTACTGAGCTTTTTCTACACATGGTGATTAAAAAATGAAATTCAGGAAACTCTCAACGTACAGTAAACttggtaggataacgttcttaTTCTACAatagaaattaaaaaaaaactacTGCCCTGTTAAAAAGGGGAGAACATGGTCAAAAGAGAGAGCACTGAAACGAAGCGGCTGCATATTCAGAGCAGCTCAGTTCGTGGAAGGCGGCGCCGGCTCAGTTTTTCCCTCTCTTGGACTTACGAGTGGTCGGCTTGCCGCCCTTCGCCCCCTTTTTCGGTGCGGGCCCTTTTGTAGGTTCAGGCTCAGGCTCAGGCTCAGGCTGCCTTTTGTTTGCCGGCTTTTTAACCGCCGGCTCCTTAGGAGAAGACTCTTCAGGCTTAGATCGTCTGGACCTCGTTGTCTCCTTCGTGACTACCGCCTCCTCAGGGGACGAATCTCTGGACGCGGGTCGTTTGGCCCCCCGTTTGGCCAGCTTTTTAACCGCTGGTGTTTTGGGCTTTGTTGCAGGAGCTCCTCTCTTGACGGGCGTGGCTTTAACTGGCGTCTGGATTTCCTTCTTAGGGGGTGCTGGTTTCTTCCCTCGTCTCTTGGCTGAAGACACCGCTTTCTTGGCCGGAGACTTCTTGGCGAGGGTCCGTCCCCTGCCCTTAGCTTTTGACAGGCTGGGGCTCCGAGATTTCTTGGCCGGTGGGGGGCGGCGAGCCTTGGGTGGAGGCCTCTTTGGACTTTTTCTACTAGTAATTTGAACAGGGAGATGTTAGTTCAGTAGGAGCATAATTATCAACACATCACTTGTAGATGAAAGGTTATTGGAAAACAGCCTCAATTATAGACGTAGCGCTCGCACACTGACCCCAAATCCACCAATGTATCAAGATGAACAGCATTTCAATGTCAGTTAGGTCATTGACAGactttacaaaataataatCGTCCCTAAAAAAGGTAAATATCATGTATTTACGCACTACTGACGATCTGAAACAAGAATATATggttaaataggaaaatatttaTTGGAAATTATTATATGTATTATAATTGTTATGGTATAGCTTGGCAACGGTCAATCTAACCATAAATTCATTCGCATATGTGTACAAATATTTAGCTTTAATAGAATTTCTGTTTTCTTTCATGCTTAAATGTAATATAGTTTTGTTTCATATTacttacatcatttaaaatacatttttgtgatacagtCTTGTCTCTAATTCAACTTTTTAGCGTACTGTGGTCTTAATCGTGTACAACTTGAAAACGTGGCTGGAATTGAAGAGTTTTCCTTTTAAATCGATTTGTGATTTGGAGTCAGTGTGCAGATGACACTCGTTTGGTGGTCATTTGAAATGTTGGGAAACTGCCTGCAGACTACAATCCTGTGTAAAGGACACAAAGTGTAGAGATGTGTACACCCACTTCTTCCGTACGGGAGCTTCATCCTCagactcctccttctcttcctcctcttctgaCTCTTCCTCGTCCGAAGAATCGGCCGCCCGCCTCCGTTTGGTTGCGGGGCTTTTCTCCGTAGGCTTGTTGAACTTGTCTGGGTACAGGATGGTAGGGCTGAAGAGGaagatacaaatatatttaagaCAGTATATGGATAATAATATCATCTCTGTaggccagtgcttctcaaagtctggtccgcggaccactggtggtccgtgagtatattggtaacatttcacatttgaaataaatacatttaagttttccgcactctcgcgggaatatctccgcaatggagcgagctttcatttgcatgatatagcccagcgcaacaccttcatcacacatgttgccacttgtttgtaccattttcaggcgatttgtaatctgttctagaaaaactatgtgtttttggatatttgtggagttcgGTGGTCTGCGagtatttttttat from Pseudochaenichthys georgianus chromosome 5, fPseGeo1.2, whole genome shotgun sequence harbors:
- the LOC117447340 gene encoding SH2 domain-containing protein 5-like isoform X3, which codes for MSAFAEINRSMGEAPVGEDGTVTRSAEYVGSFPVDDCCLDDQIEQLHTQLKCLITCKRRRPVSLKFSIKGVKMYNEDETKLLMAHALRRVSLSTAWPSEAQFSFVSHNPGSTDAQLYCHVFQARHSRAAQFLNLLLCRCFQLSYIEKHPEEAQGDSVGSAPRRNPSLLNHGFPLSVSALVSFRRAPFQGLLPGSKNNQKSSDDLNSSQDEVFPTSSPSLVRKKAIRNKVLKSGAYRSFTFTPLKQRNVQEQLSASQGGLSVHKALSRVKELWRKGARQSTGKEITGSELGRNGRSTGSNGVVLGWYRN
- the LOC117447340 gene encoding SH2 domain-containing protein 5-like isoform X1 is translated as MSAFAEINRSMGEAPVGEDGTVTRSAEYVGSFPVDDCCLDDQIEQLHTQLKCLITCKRRRPVSLKFSIKGVKMYNEDETKLLMAHALRRVSLSTAWPSEAQFSFVSHNPGSTDAQLYCHVFQARHSRAAQFLNLLLCRCFQLSYIEKHPEEAQGDSVGSAPRRNPSLLNHGFPLSVSALVSFRRAPFQGLLPGSKNNQKSSDDLNSSQDEVFPTSSPSLVRKKAIRNKVLKSGAYRSFTFTPLKQRNVQEQLSASQGKEQDKVPVRRSRAPSLAETEEALAQTVWCWAGIATDSSFALLADDVLGSYLLCPHPKKPKCGSLIIRFPSGLITHLIGNTHKGKFLLEQCKTEFSSIAELIEHYTEFREELQCLLSCARVNHCYEWEESSSSQQPLNPRKSLNKARIKSTNRKDLV
- the LOC117447340 gene encoding SH2 domain-containing protein 5-like isoform X2, producing the protein MGEAPVGEDGTVTRSAEYVGSFPVDDCCLDDQIEQLHTQLKCLITCKRRRPVSLKFSIKGVKMYNEDETKLLMAHALRRVSLSTAWPSEAQFSFVSHNPGSTDAQLYCHVFQARHSRAAQFLNLLLCRCFQLSYIEKHPEEAQGDSVGSAPRRNPSLLNHGFPLSVSALVSFRRAPFQGLLPGSKNNQKSSDDLNSSQDEVFPTSSPSLVRKKAIRNKVLKSGAYRSFTFTPLKQRNVQEQLSASQGKEQDKVPVRRSRAPSLAETEEALAQTVWCWAGIATDSSFALLADDVLGSYLLCPHPKKPKCGSLIIRFPSGLITHLIGNTHKGKFLLEQCKTEFSSIAELIEHYTEFREELQCLLSCARVNHCYEWEESSSSQQPLNPRKSLNKARIKSTNRKDLV